In one window of Maribacter dokdonensis DSW-8 DNA:
- a CDS encoding efflux RND transporter permease subunit: MFNKFIKRPVLSAVISIIILILGIIGITTLPISQYPDIAPPTVQVSATYDGANAEAVLNSVIVPLEEAINGVEGMTYMTSTATSGSASITVYFELGTDPDIAAVNVQNSVSTASNLLPSEVTQSGVTTQKQQSSNVFIFGLYSEDGRYDEEFIQNYAEINLIPVLKRIDGVGSASAFSSREYSMRIWLKANIMANYGLIPSDITTALDDQNLEAAPGELGLQGAQAYQYTLKYKGKLQNAEEFEDIIIKTTDDGRILRLKDVARVELGSQSYSTITTIKGQPGTGVAIAQSAGSNAQEVVAQSIATLEEASKNFPEGLTYTEMVNANDFLDASIEKVISTLIEAFLLVFIVVFIFLQDWRSTLIPAISVPVAIVGTFFFLSLFGFTINLLTLFALMLAIGIVVDDAIVVVEAVHAKLDSGYKSARKASLDAMSEISGAIISITLVMSAVFIPVTFISGSSGVFYQQFGITLAIAIILSAVNALTLSPALCALLLKPHEEHKSKSFVQRFYVAFNVGFEKTTSKYKNALNFLIRKKAIAIGVIFIFIGVFVYLMNTTATGFVPDEDQGIVFADVSLPAASSMERTDEVLDELQKIIEDIPEVNAYLRSTGRGFISGTGSNYGMFILKLKPWDERSGEGQSVQEIIGQLFARTASIKDANMIFFAPPTVTGFGLSNGFEVQLQDQSGGTVDALYDVSQDFIEALSQRPEIQYASTTFDPTFPQYEVVVDVAKTKLAGLDVEGVLGVMQGYLSGVYASNFNKFGKQYRVYYQGEPNFRANLESLNAIKVKNGNGVMAPITEFVTLERVYGPQSLTRFNLFTAAKISGAPNSGYSSGDAINAIEEVAAETLPTGYGYEYSGITREEISAGSQTVYIFMLCFIFVYFLLCAQYESFILPIAVLLSVPAGLSGVLIFANLFGISNNIYIQITLVMLIGLLAKNAILIVEFAIQRRREGETILQSALDGAIARFRPILMTSFAFIFGLFPLMISTGAGAVGNRAIGTGAIGGMLVGTILGVMVIPVLFIIFQTLQERIVGVTDHDWGDEDDIDTKKEQLN, from the coding sequence ATGTTTAATAAATTTATAAAACGACCGGTTCTTTCGGCTGTAATTTCTATTATCATTTTGATTTTAGGGATTATCGGAATTACCACATTACCAATATCTCAATATCCAGATATTGCACCACCTACGGTACAAGTTTCTGCTACTTATGACGGTGCAAATGCAGAAGCTGTATTAAATAGTGTTATTGTTCCATTGGAAGAAGCGATTAATGGTGTGGAAGGGATGACCTACATGACCTCAACTGCAACTAGTGGTTCTGCAAGTATAACCGTATATTTTGAATTAGGTACCGATCCTGATATCGCTGCGGTAAATGTTCAAAATAGTGTTTCTACGGCTTCAAACTTATTGCCTTCAGAAGTTACGCAATCGGGTGTTACTACACAAAAACAGCAAAGTAGTAATGTATTTATTTTTGGGTTGTATAGTGAAGATGGCAGATATGACGAGGAATTTATTCAGAATTACGCTGAAATTAATTTAATACCTGTTTTAAAAAGGATAGATGGTGTTGGTAGTGCATCGGCATTTAGTTCTAGAGAATATAGTATGCGTATTTGGCTTAAGGCGAATATCATGGCGAATTACGGGTTAATTCCTTCTGATATTACCACAGCGCTTGATGATCAAAACTTAGAAGCTGCACCAGGAGAATTAGGTTTACAAGGGGCGCAAGCATATCAATATACCTTAAAATACAAAGGTAAATTACAAAACGCCGAAGAATTTGAAGATATCATCATCAAAACTACGGACGACGGGCGTATTCTACGTTTAAAAGATGTAGCTAGAGTAGAATTAGGTTCACAATCCTATAGCACAATTACCACCATTAAAGGTCAGCCTGGTACGGGTGTTGCCATTGCACAATCTGCAGGTTCAAATGCCCAAGAGGTAGTTGCGCAATCTATCGCAACCTTAGAAGAAGCTTCTAAAAACTTTCCTGAAGGGTTAACCTACACAGAAATGGTAAATGCCAATGACTTTTTAGATGCATCTATCGAAAAGGTAATCAGTACTTTAATCGAAGCATTTTTATTGGTTTTCATTGTAGTATTTATCTTCTTGCAAGATTGGCGTTCTACATTAATACCTGCCATATCTGTACCTGTGGCTATTGTAGGAACCTTCTTTTTCCTAAGTTTATTTGGGTTTACCATTAACCTGTTAACGCTATTTGCTTTAATGCTTGCTATTGGTATTGTGGTAGATGATGCCATTGTGGTAGTAGAGGCTGTACACGCCAAACTGGATTCGGGTTATAAATCTGCCCGAAAGGCGAGTTTAGATGCCATGAGCGAGATTTCTGGGGCTATTATTTCTATAACCTTGGTGATGTCTGCCGTATTTATTCCGGTTACCTTTATTAGTGGATCATCTGGAGTGTTTTACCAACAATTTGGTATTACCCTAGCCATTGCCATTATATTATCGGCTGTAAATGCATTGACGTTGAGTCCGGCCTTATGTGCCTTATTGTTAAAACCACACGAAGAGCATAAATCAAAAAGTTTTGTGCAACGTTTCTATGTAGCATTTAACGTAGGGTTTGAGAAAACAACCTCAAAATATAAGAATGCGTTAAACTTTTTAATTCGTAAAAAAGCTATTGCCATTGGGGTCATCTTTATATTTATTGGTGTATTTGTTTATCTAATGAATACAACAGCAACAGGCTTTGTACCCGATGAAGATCAGGGTATTGTTTTTGCCGATGTTAGTTTACCTGCTGCATCCTCTATGGAAAGAACCGATGAAGTTTTAGATGAACTACAAAAAATTATTGAAGATATCCCAGAAGTAAACGCATATTTAAGATCTACCGGTCGTGGATTTATAAGTGGTACAGGGTCTAATTATGGTATGTTTATTTTAAAACTGAAACCTTGGGATGAGCGTAGTGGAGAGGGACAAAGTGTACAGGAAATCATTGGTCAGTTGTTCGCAAGAACGGCATCTATAAAAGATGCTAATATGATATTTTTTGCTCCGCCAACGGTTACAGGGTTTGGTTTAAGTAACGGTTTTGAAGTGCAATTACAAGACCAAAGCGGTGGTACTGTTGATGCCCTTTATGATGTAAGTCAAGATTTTATTGAAGCATTAAGTCAACGACCAGAAATACAATATGCCAGTACAACGTTCGATCCAACTTTTCCACAATACGAAGTTGTAGTAGATGTTGCTAAAACCAAGCTAGCAGGTTTAGATGTAGAAGGTGTTTTAGGTGTTATGCAAGGCTACTTAAGTGGTGTGTATGCTTCTAATTTCAATAAATTTGGAAAGCAATATCGTGTGTATTATCAGGGGGAACCAAACTTTAGAGCCAACCTTGAGAGTTTAAATGCCATAAAAGTTAAAAACGGTAATGGTGTTATGGCACCTATTACCGAATTTGTAACCTTAGAAAGGGTTTACGGACCACAAAGTTTAACGCGTTTTAATCTATTTACAGCGGCAAAAATAAGTGGTGCTCCCAACTCAGGTTATAGTTCTGGTGATGCAATCAACGCTATTGAAGAAGTAGCGGCAGAAACCTTACCAACAGGGTACGGATATGAATATTCTGGAATTACTAGAGAAGAGATTTCCGCAGGTAGTCAAACCGTTTACATTTTTATGCTGTGTTTCATCTTCGTGTATTTCCTATTGTGTGCACAGTACGAGAGCTTTATACTTCCTATTGCCGTTTTATTATCTGTACCGGCAGGACTTTCCGGAGTATTAATCTTTGCAAACTTATTTGGTATTAGTAACAACATTTATATACAAATTACCTTAGTGATGCTGATTGGGTTGCTGGCAAAAAATGCCATTTTAATCGTGGAGTTTGCCATACAGCGAAGACGAGAAGGAGAAACAATACTACAGTCGGCATTAGACGGAGCCATAGCACGTTTTAGACCAATTTTAATGACATCGTTCGCCTTTATTTTCGGATTATTTCCGTTAATGATATCAACTGGTGCTGGTGCCGTTGGAAACAGAGCTATTGGTACAGGAGCCATTGGCGGTATGCTAGTTGGTACCATATTAGGTGTAATGGTGATACCGGTATTGTTTATCATATTCCAGACCCTTCAAGAAAGAATAGTAGGTGTTACCGATCACGATTGGGGAGATGAAGATGATATTGATACTAAAAAAGAACAATTAAATTAA
- a CDS encoding efflux RND transporter periplasmic adaptor subunit encodes MKTKYINIQTYCYGLFLAILVASCNSEKKPEQGNAVTDYEVLTVSSKDIEIFREFPVTIEGTENIEIYPKIEGFIEKVHVDEGEYVKKGQLLFSLNAPEYQQDLLSTKAAISSAKADVSSAQVDVEKAKPLVEREIISKFELTSAENSLTAANAALEQAQANYSNAQTNYNYTRITAPVSGYIGSLPYKLGSLVSSSISEPLTTVSNIKQVYAYFSINEKTYLEFAKAGLLKSLDEVSLLLPDYTAFDQKGKIQTVSGQVDEETGSFNVRAIFDNPDNLLRTGNSATIQIPRTIEDAFLVPQSATYEIQGGVYVYLVNDQSQVQSQKITVTATNSGQAYIVTDGLKAGDQVVLEGISGLSSGKEIKPVQVNESEIKALQQITEKVTTTN; translated from the coding sequence ATGAAAACTAAATATATCAACATACAGACCTATTGCTATGGCTTGTTCTTAGCCATATTAGTTGCATCGTGCAACAGCGAAAAGAAGCCTGAACAAGGAAATGCCGTAACCGATTACGAAGTACTAACCGTTTCTTCAAAAGACATAGAAATCTTCAGAGAATTTCCCGTAACTATTGAAGGTACAGAGAACATAGAGATTTACCCTAAAATTGAAGGTTTTATAGAAAAAGTACATGTGGATGAGGGCGAATATGTAAAAAAAGGACAACTCCTTTTCTCATTGAATGCACCCGAATATCAACAAGATCTTTTAAGTACAAAGGCAGCGATTAGCAGTGCAAAAGCAGATGTTAGTTCTGCTCAGGTTGATGTGGAAAAAGCAAAGCCTTTAGTGGAAAGAGAAATTATTAGCAAGTTTGAATTAACCTCTGCCGAAAACTCTCTTACGGCAGCAAATGCAGCTTTAGAACAGGCGCAAGCCAATTATTCCAACGCACAGACTAATTATAACTACACTAGAATTACCGCTCCAGTTTCGGGCTATATTGGTTCGTTACCTTATAAATTAGGAAGTTTGGTAAGTAGTAGCATTTCTGAACCTTTGACCACGGTGTCTAATATTAAACAGGTGTACGCTTATTTTTCAATCAATGAAAAAACGTATTTAGAATTTGCAAAGGCAGGTTTGCTGAAGAGTTTAGATGAAGTTTCTCTTTTACTTCCAGATTATACCGCTTTTGACCAAAAAGGAAAAATACAAACAGTAAGTGGTCAAGTAGACGAAGAAACAGGTTCATTTAATGTGCGTGCTATTTTTGACAATCCAGACAACCTACTTAGAACGGGTAACAGCGCAACCATACAAATTCCGAGAACTATTGAAGATGCCTTTCTTGTTCCGCAATCTGCTACCTACGAAATTCAAGGTGGTGTATATGTGTATTTGGTTAACGACCAGTCGCAAGTACAATCCCAAAAAATTACTGTAACCGCTACAAATTCAGGTCAGGCGTATATTGTTACAGACGGACTTAAAGCTGGTGATCAAGTAGTTCTTGAAGGCATTTCAGGTTTATCTAGTGGTAAAGAAATAAAACCAGTTCAAGTAAACGAAAGTGAGATAAAAGCGCTACAGCAAATCACAGAAAAAGTAACAACTACCAACTAA